One genomic region from Lacerta agilis isolate rLacAgi1 chromosome 13, rLacAgi1.pri, whole genome shotgun sequence encodes:
- the LOC117057193 gene encoding ERI1 exoribonuclease 2-like translates to MSCLDESKHAGVTTGIKNNKENQQQEFTPAHLHRNARVLSRNAPKTDGYSSFQSCSIERLSSPLGSFQPSHNSLGIQSGLNNRHPISNSSVHNPGLVLVSTTLSSVSISDIDISTTPDCLSALANWEDVALIPASQDDESLGCLQQEDDPNHKSSLTAEDKMDLNESHMMNLGSKRVADAALNLELPKSVVYKSPSTTIYNISIAPNKFSDASAFKLPTAKVSAASIDVSNGNPFRLSSEAHKRKPSSPKSVPPAKKPAFIVYEDKGATPSTSQLVRRLGSYRVPSGILNSSVNLKQPLKAAETGRVTPPLCRCGRRARRLNVSNGGPNHGKAFYSCPVGKQAGNRKGCGYFIWEHTLQKEKLTLPTSSALGLPCPGRSFSSSGNSEKKTLVLRPSMRT, encoded by the coding sequence ATGTCATGTCTGGATGAGAGCAAGCATGCTGGAGTTACCAcaggaattaaaaacaacaaggaAAACCAACAGCAAGAGTTCACTCCTGCTCATCTGCATAGAAACGCCCGTGTTCTGTCGAGAAATGCCCCAAAGACTGATGGGTATAGTAGTTTCCAAAGCTGCTCGATTGAAAGGCTCAGTTCCCCTCTTGGCTCTTTTCAGCCTTCGCATAACTCTTTGGGCATCCAGAGTGGGCTAAATAACAGGCACCCAATTTCTAATTCTTCAGTGCATAATCCAGGACTGGTTTTAGTCTCAACCACTCTTTCCTCCGTCAGTATTTCAGATATAGACATAAGTACCACTCCAGATTGTTTATCAGCGCTGGCCAACTGGGAGGATGTAGCTTTAATACCAGCATCGCAAGATGATGAAAGTTTGGGCTGTTTGCAGCAGGAGGATGACCCGAACCATAAGAGTTCATTAACCGCTGAAGACAAGATGGATCTGAATGAGTCTCACATGATGAACTTGGGATCTAAACGTGTTGCGGATGCGGCTCTGAATCTGGAACTCCCTAAGTCTGTTGTGTACAAAAGCCCCAGCACTACGATTTATAACATTAGCATAGCCCCAAATAAGTTCTCAGATGCTTCTGCGTTTAAGCTCCCCACTGCAAAAGTAAGTGCTGCTTCCATTGATGTGTCAAATGGAAACCCTTTCAGATTGTCATCTGAAGCTCATAAAAGGAAGCCTTCCAGCCCCAAATCAGTTCCTCCAGCAAAGAAACCAGCGTTTATAGTTTATGAAGACAAAGGCGCAACGCCTAGTACCTCCCAGCTAGTCAGAAGGCTCGGTTCCTACCGCGTCCCTTCTGGTATCTTAAACTCCTCAGTCAACTTAAAACAGCCTTTAAAGGCTGCAGAAACTGGGAGAGTGACCCCTCCTTTGTGCAGATGCGGTCGAAGGGCCAGAAGGCTAAATGTTTCGAATGGTGGTCCGAATCATGGCAAAGCATTCTATAGCTGCCCAGTTGGAAAGCAGGCGGGGAATAGAAAGGGCTGTGGTTATTTCATATGGGAGCATACTCTTCAAAAGGAGAAGCTCACACTCCCTACCTCCAGTGCTCTGGGGCTGCCATGTCCTGGACGCAGTTTCAGTTCATCAGGAAATTCTGAAAAGAAGACCCTCGTTCTCCGACCCTCTATGCGAACCTAG
- the LOC117057194 gene encoding ERI1 exoribonuclease 2-like yields the protein MATKKLARQLGIIRRISKTSPGGQNHGKPKLRQLFDYLVIIDFESTCWKEGRKCYTQEIIEFPAVLLNTLNGEIESEFHMYVQPQEHPILSEFCTELTGIKQNQVDEGVPLHICLSQFSKWIQKMQKEKNIVFSSGHSSEGKLCAFVTWSDWDLGVCLQYECKRKQLRKPDVLNSWIDLRATYKLFYCRKPRGLNGALQDVGIIFAGREHSGLDDSRNTARLAWKMICDGCVMKITKSLDKVSGFPS from the exons ATGGCGACGAAGAAGTTGGCCAG gCAGCTTGGCATTATTAGAAGAATTTCTAAAACATCGCCTGGTGGCCAGAATCATGGCAAACCCAAACTGA GGCAGTTATTTGACTACTTAGTAATTATTGATTTTGAATCTACGTGCTGGAAAGAAGGCAGAAAATGCTACACTCAAGAAATCA TTGAATTTCCAGCAGTTCTATTAAACACCTTGAATGGAGAGATTGAATCTGAATTCCACATGTACGTGCAGCCTCAGGAACATCCCattctctctgaattttgcactgagCTAACTGGCATAAAACAG AACCAAGTTGATGAAGGCGTCCCTCTTCATATATGCCTGTCTCAGTTCTCTAAATGGATTcaaaagatgcagaaggaaaaaaaCATTGTTTTCAGTTCAGGTCATTCTTCGGAAGGAAAATTATGTGCTTTTGTTACATGGTCAG ACTGGGACCTGGGTGTGTGTTTGCAATACGAGTGTAAAAGAAAGCAGCTGAGAAAACCAGATGTTTTAAACTCCTGGATTGATCTCCGGGCAACTTACAAG CTCTTTTACTGTCGGAAGCCACGTGGGCTAAATGGTGCTTTGCAGGATGTGGGGATCATATTTGCAGGACGGGAGCATTCTG GGCTGGATGATTCCCGGAATACTGCCCGCCTTGCATGGAAGATGATCTGTGATGGGTGTGTGATGAAAATCACTAAATCTTTGGATAAGGTCAGTGGCTTTCCTTCTTGA